From the genome of Muricauda sp. SCSIO 64092, one region includes:
- a CDS encoding family 43 glycosylhydrolase produces MNNKIIITAILIYGFIQNVFAQNNLEKVKEVYSNIEFKYDNIKGIGYEKGCTRRDPSDIIKVGNTWYVYYTKVYGRSPGYWGTLWYATSTDNGYTWKEQGEILGLGAEGTFDSQATFTPNIIYAKEKYYLYYTGVKPTPENAKGEFENNATTDITAIGLAVSDSPNGPFTRISKEPVLTVSVEPEKFDSYRVDDAVLLYRNGLYWLYYKGRSRVHNGSGPAHTQMGVAFSKYPEGPFIKMDAPLLDGSHEVMLWQEGTGIAVLASLSNTFQYARDGIDFKSNPLNVKVTDRPKAPGVFRRDLTNPKVTGEGLHWGISMIHNGDDAYLIRYGIKND; encoded by the coding sequence ATGAATAACAAAATTATTATAACTGCAATATTAATTTACGGATTCATTCAAAATGTATTTGCGCAGAACAATTTAGAAAAAGTAAAAGAAGTCTATTCCAACATTGAATTCAAATACGATAACATTAAAGGGATAGGCTATGAAAAAGGCTGTACGAGGAGAGATCCCAGTGATATCATCAAGGTCGGAAATACCTGGTATGTATATTATACGAAGGTTTATGGCCGGTCTCCTGGCTATTGGGGGACTTTATGGTACGCTACATCAACAGATAACGGATACACATGGAAAGAGCAAGGAGAAATATTGGGATTAGGCGCAGAAGGCACTTTTGATTCTCAAGCTACTTTCACTCCTAATATTATTTATGCCAAGGAGAAATACTATCTCTACTATACCGGGGTGAAACCTACACCTGAAAACGCAAAAGGAGAATTTGAAAATAACGCTACTACGGATATTACAGCTATAGGCTTGGCAGTGTCTGATTCCCCCAATGGACCATTTACAAGAATAAGTAAAGAACCAGTGTTGACTGTGAGCGTGGAACCTGAAAAATTTGATAGTTACAGGGTAGATGATGCTGTACTATTGTATAGAAATGGGTTGTACTGGCTGTATTATAAAGGAAGGAGCAGAGTACATAATGGAAGTGGGCCTGCCCATACCCAAATGGGCGTTGCTTTTTCCAAATATCCCGAAGGGCCCTTTATTAAGATGGACGCTCCCCTGCTGGACGGAAGCCATGAAGTTATGCTGTGGCAGGAAGGAACAGGAATTGCCGTGCTTGCCTCGCTCAGCAACACCTTCCAATATGCGCGGGATGGGATTGACTTTAAAAGCAATCCGTTAAATGTTAAAGTTACCGATAGGCCAAAAGCACCGGGTGTTTTCAGGCGAGACCTCACCAATCCGAAAGTAACGGGAGAAGGACTGCACTGGGGCATATCCATGATACACAATGGCGATGACGCTTATTTAATCCGGTATGGGATAAAAAATGATTGA
- a CDS encoding alpha-L-fucosidase: protein MNKTIIKTMTKKNLTIAILALNVSITFSQTDYLDETGEDYANRIQWFTDAKYGMFIHFGLYSQLGGVWEGKEIKKYAEWIQANADIPAQVYAMLMTTFNPKDFDADFIAKTAKKAGMKYVVITTKHHEGFCLWDSKYTNFDVAGTPFKGRDILAELSAACKRHGLRFGTYYSIIDWHHPSQERNIDGDSPWGKWGHVRMKSKKKEEYIQYIKNQVKELVENYDTDILWFDGDWVYWWDMASGKDLYQYIRELKPGIIINNRVAKRAKFKKDFGTPEQKHPGGKLTHNWEACYTMNKSWGFKKSDKNWKDAQTIYNKLKDINGKGGNLLLNIGPDGNGNVPEESVKILLEVGKMLKETK, encoded by the coding sequence ATGAACAAAACTATAATAAAAACAATGACAAAAAAAAATCTTACAATAGCAATTCTGGCCTTGAATGTTTCCATAACATTCTCGCAAACAGATTATTTAGATGAAACCGGTGAAGATTATGCCAACCGTATACAGTGGTTTACAGATGCTAAATATGGGATGTTTATCCACTTTGGACTGTATAGCCAGCTCGGAGGTGTTTGGGAGGGAAAGGAAATAAAAAAATACGCAGAATGGATACAGGCCAATGCAGATATCCCTGCTCAGGTTTACGCTATGTTAATGACTACTTTCAATCCCAAAGATTTTGATGCTGATTTTATAGCCAAAACCGCTAAAAAAGCAGGCATGAAATATGTTGTTATTACCACCAAGCACCATGAAGGCTTCTGTTTATGGGATAGCAAATATACTAATTTCGATGTGGCAGGCACCCCGTTTAAAGGGCGTGATATTCTTGCAGAATTGAGTGCAGCCTGCAAAAGGCATGGCTTACGCTTTGGTACTTATTATAGCATTATCGATTGGCATCACCCCTCGCAGGAGCGGAATATTGACGGGGATAGTCCGTGGGGTAAATGGGGGCATGTACGCATGAAATCCAAAAAAAAAGAAGAGTATATCCAGTACATAAAGAATCAAGTTAAGGAGCTTGTTGAAAATTACGACACAGACATCCTTTGGTTTGACGGCGACTGGGTTTACTGGTGGGACATGGCATCAGGCAAAGACCTATACCAATACATAAGGGAGTTGAAACCCGGGATAATCATCAACAACAGGGTAGCAAAGCGTGCAAAATTCAAAAAGGATTTTGGCACTCCCGAGCAGAAACATCCCGGTGGCAAGTTAACCCATAATTGGGAAGCGTGTTATACCATGAACAAATCCTGGGGCTTTAAAAAAAGCGATAAGAATTGGAAAGACGCTCAAACGATTTATAACAAATTGAAGGATATCAATGGTAAAGGGGGCAACCTGCTTTTAAACATAGGGCCTGACGGTAATGGTAATGTTCCTGAAGAATCGGTGAAAATCTTATTGGAAGTGGGTAAGATGCTTAAAGAGACTAAATAA
- a CDS encoding glycoside hydrolase family 97 protein produces MGLSLLPKSLYLLVLALALILQSCGSGESVVTKSPDGKVVLEIINVEGQLKYRVLREGRLMMDSSAISIIPDSRFTITKISQNGDDRTWEPVWGQFSSIRDSYQETILAMDFDGVSGQLVCRAYDKGVAFRFKLSENSPLEQVSYECEFNLPIGSKFYHTSGESKPIGPIAVSDVSKKVKLPVVVENALGGYMSILESDLYSARGFSVMDIEADKERNLLIAANTGKTENGRIKTPWRVILLEEKIGNLVVNTVPINLAAPNQLQDVSWIKPGKALWDWRVHGYEAPNGFKYGINTESYLRFIDFAAAHDIEYFLIDDAWYTHVSKGHIEHSDKLDLPKVSQYAKEKDVGLILYYDRKKGKYGDEDLFDYYRELGMKGIKYGFMGSDVPFTQSAIAQSAQNKLLIDFHDGPVPFTGIRRTLPNAVTREYCHAQQDARRAFTPEAFIRMALINAIQGPLDMNNGNFDITGINSGKRQKGPRQLNSYPTTVTAEAARTLIIFSGLVCLPDAPEAYSAKADLFGFIKELPIGKWDESRVLYANMDLFISTARRHGDAWFVGSVASQKGASLDIEMDFLKDGTEYNVTYYEDAEDTHCRTNPEVYQVRRGTVKRGDIVKAIIAPGGGHCMWIRPAL; encoded by the coding sequence ATGGGTCTGAGCCTCCTTCCTAAATCGTTGTATTTGCTAGTGCTGGCACTGGCACTTATTTTACAGTCTTGTGGTAGTGGTGAATCCGTAGTGACTAAATCACCAGATGGGAAGGTAGTACTAGAAATCATCAATGTGGAAGGCCAATTGAAGTATCGCGTGCTTCGCGAAGGCAGATTGATGATGGATTCATCGGCTATATCGATTATTCCGGATAGCCGTTTTACCATAACCAAGATCTCACAAAATGGGGACGACCGTACCTGGGAGCCGGTTTGGGGACAGTTTAGCTCAATAAGGGATTCTTATCAAGAAACTATCCTTGCAATGGATTTTGACGGAGTGTCCGGCCAACTGGTTTGCAGGGCCTACGACAAGGGAGTGGCCTTTCGTTTTAAACTTAGTGAAAACAGCCCATTGGAGCAAGTTTCCTACGAATGTGAGTTTAATCTGCCTATAGGAAGCAAATTCTACCATACTTCAGGGGAAAGTAAACCTATTGGGCCAATTGCTGTTTCTGATGTGTCTAAAAAAGTGAAGCTTCCGGTTGTAGTTGAAAATGCCTTGGGAGGTTATATGTCGATTTTGGAATCCGATTTGTACAGTGCCAGGGGATTCAGTGTAATGGATATTGAAGCTGATAAAGAAAGGAATTTGTTGATAGCGGCCAATACGGGCAAAACTGAAAATGGGCGGATTAAAACGCCATGGAGGGTTATTTTATTGGAAGAAAAGATAGGGAACTTGGTGGTCAATACGGTTCCCATCAACCTTGCCGCCCCCAATCAACTGCAGGATGTTTCCTGGATCAAACCGGGCAAAGCCCTGTGGGATTGGCGGGTACATGGATACGAAGCTCCCAATGGATTCAAATATGGAATCAATACGGAAAGCTATTTGCGCTTCATCGATTTTGCAGCAGCACATGATATTGAATATTTTTTGATCGATGATGCCTGGTACACACATGTGAGCAAAGGGCACATAGAGCATTCCGACAAACTTGATCTGCCTAAAGTAAGCCAATATGCAAAAGAGAAAGACGTTGGCCTTATCCTATACTACGACAGAAAAAAAGGTAAATACGGTGATGAAGACCTGTTCGATTATTATCGGGAATTGGGAATGAAGGGAATCAAATATGGTTTTATGGGAAGCGATGTGCCATTTACCCAATCGGCGATAGCGCAAAGTGCCCAAAACAAACTACTTATCGACTTCCACGATGGCCCTGTGCCTTTTACTGGGATTCGAAGAACACTGCCCAATGCGGTTACCCGCGAATACTGTCATGCACAACAGGACGCTAGAAGGGCTTTCACCCCTGAAGCATTTATCAGAATGGCGTTGATCAATGCAATTCAGGGACCGTTGGATATGAATAACGGGAATTTCGACATCACGGGTATCAATTCGGGTAAACGACAAAAGGGACCGAGGCAGTTGAATTCATACCCCACCACGGTCACGGCCGAGGCGGCACGCACTTTAATCATATTTAGCGGGTTGGTCTGTTTACCGGATGCGCCTGAAGCTTATTCGGCCAAGGCCGATCTGTTCGGGTTTATCAAGGAATTGCCGATTGGAAAATGGGATGAAAGCCGGGTGCTCTATGCAAATATGGATCTTTTTATTTCGACCGCAAGGAGGCATGGCGATGCATGGTTTGTCGGTAGTGTGGCCAGCCAAAAAGGAGCTTCCTTGGATATAGAGATGGACTTTCTCAAAGACGGAACGGAGTATAACGTGACGTATTATGAGGATGCCGAGGATACACATTGCAGGACAAATCCCGAAGTGTATCAGGTACGCCGAGGCACTGTAAAAAGGGGGGATATTGTTAAGGCAATTATAGCTCCCGGTGGAGGTCATTGCATGTGGATCAGGCCAGCCCTGTAG
- a CDS encoding GH116 family glycosyl-hydrolase produces the protein MKKKLMFTTIVFYGFFLSAISQSVGGGIYSNEGSEYIGMPVGGICTGNVYLSGDGRLWDWDIFNTTELVYGGSGGDKFYRAPMKSTDRKKHHLEQGFAIRTTVKGKSQVRTLDQKGFEHITFRGEYPIGKVIYQDKNAPVSVKLEAFSPFIPTDDVNSGLPAVVMEYEITNTTKRTITLEIGGWLQNVVNHYSSNKQKGQLVNTVHKEDSFIRLSAGSEGENFEDLPDWGSMALTLESKGKGNANVGKFKAKDLSQVFESGETKAGATNGEQLLGTISTSFTLAKRESKKVRFIISWYFPNIHRLNTFRAPETLWADYGSLRHFYSKFFKNADGVADYILKNRELIENTKLWNKTWYDSSLPVSFLDRTFVNVSTLATTSSARFTSKNLLVPYNEGRFYAFEGAYLGFGTCTHVFHYEQAMGRVFPKLARDLREKVDLGLSFDKDRGIIRYRGEFSKFGHHDGRGHAIDGHAGTILRIYREHLMAPDYGFLEYNWPKIKLAIQAMIDQDKEKTGEADGILEGIQYNTLDKIWYGKISWISGLYAAVLKAGSEMAIEVEDEAFAMECTQVAALAKKNISSELFNGEYFIQKVDPGDPLAVNSNQGCHSDQLLGQYWASQVGLGDVLEKDKIISALKSIYKYNYVENYGKYLDTAIVKVKRHYAQSDEPGLIMCTFPKGGAKASYGNARTRWDMLAVGYFSEVWTAQEHQVAANMIDYGMLDEALTLQNAVNHRYAPQKRNPYNEIEYGNHYTRAMSGYAPFVSASGFYFHGPKGIIGFDPKIGSENFKSAFIVAEGWGSYRQQADQDVKTAEIELKYGQLKVSRWQLPSGWVQDTFMVTLDGKPVEIKKEQEKGKTYLVFDEVLLNAGQELKIEKR, from the coding sequence ATGAAGAAAAAACTGATGTTTACTACGATTGTTTTTTATGGGTTTTTTTTGTCGGCCATATCCCAATCGGTAGGGGGGGGAATTTATTCCAATGAAGGGTCGGAATATATTGGTATGCCCGTTGGAGGCATCTGTACGGGCAATGTATATCTCTCGGGAGACGGGCGATTGTGGGACTGGGACATCTTCAATACCACCGAGCTGGTCTATGGCGGAAGCGGCGGGGACAAGTTCTATCGGGCACCGATGAAATCCACGGACAGAAAAAAACACCATCTGGAACAGGGGTTCGCCATTCGTACCACGGTAAAGGGAAAGTCTCAGGTCAGAACCCTGGACCAAAAAGGTTTTGAACATATTACCTTTAGGGGGGAATACCCCATAGGTAAAGTCATCTATCAGGATAAGAATGCCCCGGTTTCCGTAAAACTGGAGGCTTTTTCACCTTTCATCCCGACGGATGATGTGAATTCCGGATTACCTGCAGTGGTAATGGAGTATGAGATTACCAATACCACCAAACGTACCATTACTTTGGAAATAGGGGGATGGCTTCAAAATGTGGTAAACCATTACTCCTCGAACAAGCAAAAGGGCCAGCTAGTGAACACTGTTCATAAGGAAGATTCGTTCATACGGCTGAGTGCAGGTTCGGAAGGGGAAAACTTTGAAGACCTACCCGATTGGGGAAGTATGGCACTTACCTTGGAAAGTAAAGGCAAGGGAAATGCGAACGTTGGAAAGTTTAAGGCTAAAGACCTGTCCCAGGTTTTTGAATCTGGTGAAACGAAAGCTGGTGCTACCAACGGCGAACAGTTATTGGGAACTATAAGTACTTCGTTTACCTTAGCAAAAAGGGAATCGAAAAAAGTACGGTTTATCATTTCCTGGTATTTTCCGAACATCCATAGACTGAACACCTTTCGTGCCCCGGAAACCTTATGGGCCGACTATGGCTCACTCCGACATTTTTATTCCAAATTTTTCAAAAATGCCGACGGAGTTGCCGATTATATCTTGAAAAATCGGGAGTTGATTGAAAACACCAAACTCTGGAACAAGACCTGGTACGATTCCAGTCTACCTGTTTCTTTTTTGGACAGGACATTTGTGAATGTCAGTACCCTGGCCACTACTTCATCGGCACGATTCACCAGCAAAAACCTATTGGTTCCCTATAATGAAGGACGATTTTATGCTTTTGAAGGAGCCTATTTAGGCTTTGGTACCTGCACCCATGTATTTCATTATGAGCAGGCTATGGGTAGGGTGTTCCCCAAATTGGCCCGGGATCTTCGGGAAAAAGTAGATCTGGGGCTCAGTTTTGACAAAGACAGAGGCATAATCCGTTACCGTGGCGAGTTTAGCAAATTTGGCCATCACGATGGCCGTGGACATGCCATTGACGGACATGCAGGCACTATTTTGCGCATCTACCGGGAGCACCTCATGGCCCCTGATTATGGCTTTTTAGAATACAACTGGCCCAAAATAAAGTTGGCCATACAAGCCATGATCGATCAGGACAAGGAAAAAACAGGAGAAGCGGATGGAATCCTGGAAGGCATACAATACAACACTTTGGACAAAATCTGGTATGGAAAAATAAGCTGGATCAGTGGGTTGTATGCAGCGGTGCTCAAGGCAGGAAGTGAAATGGCTATCGAAGTGGAAGATGAAGCGTTTGCAATGGAATGTACACAGGTAGCCGCTTTAGCCAAAAAGAACATCTCCTCGGAATTGTTCAACGGGGAGTACTTTATACAAAAAGTTGACCCTGGAGACCCCTTGGCCGTGAACTCCAATCAAGGTTGCCATTCTGACCAACTGCTGGGGCAGTACTGGGCCTCACAAGTAGGTTTGGGTGATGTGCTGGAAAAAGATAAAATAATCAGCGCATTAAAATCCATCTATAAATACAACTATGTGGAAAATTACGGTAAGTATCTGGATACTGCCATCGTGAAGGTAAAACGCCACTACGCACAATCTGATGAACCCGGGCTGATCATGTGTACTTTCCCCAAAGGTGGGGCAAAGGCGTCTTATGGAAATGCCCGAACCAGGTGGGATATGCTGGCAGTTGGCTATTTCAGTGAAGTATGGACTGCACAGGAACACCAAGTGGCCGCCAATATGATCGATTATGGAATGTTGGACGAGGCATTGACCCTCCAGAATGCCGTTAATCACAGATATGCCCCCCAAAAGCGCAACCCTTACAACGAAATCGAATATGGGAACCATTATACCCGTGCCATGAGCGGCTATGCCCCTTTTGTCTCCGCTAGTGGATTTTATTTCCATGGTCCAAAAGGTATTATCGGGTTTGACCCCAAAATAGGATCGGAGAATTTCAAAAGTGCCTTTATTGTTGCAGAAGGATGGGGTAGTTACCGGCAGCAGGCTGACCAAGATGTAAAAACAGCTGAGATCGAACTGAAATATGGTCAATTGAAGGTTTCTCGATGGCAATTGCCCTCTGGTTGGGTACAGGATACTTTTATGGTAACCCTTGATGGAAAACCCGTTGAAATAAAAAAGGAGCAGGAAAAAGGAAAAACCTATCTGGTTTTTGATGAAGTTCTTTTGAATGCCGGACAAGAATTGAAAATCGAAAAAAGATAA